The nucleotide sequence AGCCAAGGAGGGCGTCTGCCCTGCGGCACCCGCCACCGCCACTACGGCTACCGGAGGTCTCCTGAGCCTGCGGGCTTCGTATGCGAAGTCCACCCCCTGGGAGAAGCGCTCCCAGAGTGGTTTGGTCTCTCCCCTGGAAAGGTCTTTAACGAGGTAGGTTAAGAGGAACTAGCTCTTGCTCGGCAGGTGCCGCCGCCGGGCGccgccccgctccccccgccccggcccgccccgcccccgccgcctccagccccgcggccgccccggcTCCAGCGCCCGAACCCGGGAGCCGGAGCgcggggaaggggaagggggaggggaagggccaggACCGCGCGGCCGGCGGAGGGGCGGGCGCCGCTCCTGAGCCCGCCGCTCCGGTCTGGGGCCGCCCggctgcctcctccttcctcccccctgggctcccgcccccggcccctgcGGGGAGGGCACGCCCCGGCGGCTGAGCGCGAGGGGGAGGTGGCGGACCTCCAGGACGGCCCGCCGGAGCGTGACCAGGACGGGGACTCGTCCACACAGCCGGGAAAGCCCCTCTGACCGCTCGGACCAACTCCCCAGATCGCACGCGGAGGCTCGTCCTCAGACACATCTCAGGCTGCGCAGCCTGACCCGGAGGGGTCCAAGTCTCGAGTCCAGACGACCCGGCTCCCCACCTCCTGGCATGAAAGCCGTGGAGTTTGGTGTTCTCAGTGCCAAAAAGGAGCCATCCGGCCGCGGGGCTCAGGCGGACCCGGCCCAGGCACTGCTCCAGAGCGCTCGGCCCCAGCTGCGCGCCCCACTCCAGCGCGACCACGCGGGCTGCCTAACAGTCCGGGAGGCCCCGCCGGGGGCCAGCGGGGCGTGCTGCGCTCAGCTCCCGGTGCCACCTGCCACCGCCGCCTGACGCCGGGGGACGGAGGCCAGGGACCCGCCCCGCCCGTGCCCAGGACGGCTGGCGCCGGGACGGGACAGGGCCCATGGAACCCCTGTGTCCAGATCCGTCTCCTGCCAGACCAGAGCAACTCTAAGCAGACGGGGGCCAAACGCAAGACCCAGAAGCCTGTGAGGAGCCTTACACCTTCGAGATCCCCCTCCTCCAAGCTCAGAGGAGGACCCTGCTGCCAACCGTGGTGGATTTTGAGAAGTTTTCCCGCCATCGTGTTATTGGGAAGGTGTCGGTGCCTCTGTGCGAGGTTGACCTGCTGAAAGGCGGGCATTGGTGGAAGGCGCTGGTCCCCGGCTCTCAGAATGAAGTGGAGCTGGGGGAGCTGCTTCTGTCACTGAATTATCTCCCCAGTGCTGGGACGCTGAATGTGGATGTCATTCGAGCCAAGCAGCTTCTTCAAACCGATGTGACCCAAGGTTCAGACCCCTTTGTGACAATCCAGCTGGTACATGGACTCAAGCTTGTGAAAACAAAGAAGACATCCTTCTTAAGAGGCACACTCGATCCCTTTTACAATGAATCCTTCAGCTTCAAAGTTCCCCAAGAAGAACTTGAAAATGCCAGCTTAGTGTGTACAGTGTTGGCCACAACATGCCAAGCAGCAGTGACTTCATTGGAAGAATTGTCATCGGCCAGTACTCCTCGGGCCCCTCTGAATCCAACCACTGGCAGCGGGTGCTCAACACTCACCGCACGGCAGTGGAGCAGTGGCACAGCCCGAGGTCCCCGGCTGAGTGTGACCGCGTGTCTCCCGCCTCGCTGGAGGTGACCTGAGGGCTGCAGGGAAAGCAGCTTTCATttgttggagggaaaaaaaaaaaaaggaagaaaatttaagacAGAAAAAATGTGTCACGTGCCTATTATATCCACAAcgcaaacacacatacacaaatcctCTGAGAACTGAGAGGAGGCTGACTATTGAACACAAAACGGTTGCCCTCAATGAGCAAAGCCTGAGAACTTTCTGGAAACCCCATCTGTATGTCACAAGCGGAGTGGACTCTGCTGTGAGACTTACTGGCAGTGCTTGCTCCTGTTGATACCCCTACCCCCAAATGCACTTTCAACCCTCAGGCCAGAGAAAGGGCCTCCCCAAGGGTGCCAGCCTCCATTGAGATGAAATTCTCTAAGAGCTTGGCCAGTGTGCGGGAGGCCCGACCCCCACACCCAGCATGCACAGCTGCTGACTGGGTGGCTTCTGAACAGCCTGCTGTTCCCTGGGGTTCTTCAAACCTGATACCTTTCTCCCAAAATGTAAGTACTTTGTCTTCTCTTTAGTAGACGTGATAGATTAGACTCTGAAGAAACCAAGTGGCTTCCAAAAATATGCCGGTGTAAGAAACTCCCCTGGCTTAACTGAACTTGTCCTCATGTCATCCTACTCCTAAGGACCCCCTGTGGGTAGTATGTGAACGCTCTCATGTGTGTGCCCTCGCAGGTGAACAcgtgtgtgtccctgtgtgtcCTCCTGGTGAGCAAGGCGCTCGGCGGGACCTCAGCCCTCcgccctcccttctctctgcctctcccagtgaAATCTCACCCAGTGTCCTCCTGTCTGTCAAGACCCCACCTTCAGTAACAGCATGCGCGTATATCAAGTAATCAGAATATGACAGAGCAAAAGTAACCTTATTTGACCGATTCGTGGTGATTGTGGCACCCAGAAGACCTGCAAAGGACAGCTACGTGGATTAAAATGGCCACCACACTCCCATCCAAGATGACTCCTTCCTTTGTCATACTCTGAgcatctctctgtgtttgtgtgtgaccCAAAGTCATTTTTCTCGTGCTAAGGAATTAGTGTAGTTAGAATAGATCTTTCCCTGTTGGATGCTTCTGTATCGTTCCCACAGCCTGTTGTCTGGCGTAATGGGGAGCTATTTATTgaaattaaagattatttatttgtgccatgcaaaaaagg is from Canis lupus dingo isolate Sandy chromosome 16, ASM325472v2, whole genome shotgun sequence and encodes:
- the LOC112642377 gene encoding LOW QUALITY PROTEIN: synaptotagmin-17-like (The sequence of the model RefSeq protein was modified relative to this genomic sequence to represent the inferred CDS: inserted 2 bases in 2 codons); protein product: MSARISKTGDPTDQSKDSTFSTTLSQGGRLPCGTRHRHYGYRRSPEPAGFVCEVHPLGEALPEWFGLSPGKVFNEIARGGSSSDTSQAAQPDPEGSKSRVQTTRLPTSWHESRGVWCSQCQKGAIRPRGSGGPGPGTAPERSAPAARPTPARPRGLPNSPGGPAGGQRGVLRSAPGATCHRRLTPGDGGQGPAPPVPRTAGAGTGQGPWNPCVQIRLLPDQSNSKQTGAKRKTQKPXEEPYTFEIPLLQAQRRTLLPTVVDFEKFSRHRVIGKVSVPLCEVDLLKGGHWWKALVPGSQNEVELGELLLSLNYLPSAGTLNVDVIRAKQLLQTDVTQGSDPFVTIQLVHGLKLVKTKKTSFLRGTLDPFYNESFSFKVPQEELENASLVCTVXGHNMPSSSDFIGRIVIGQYSSGPSESNHWQRVLNTHRTAVEQWHSPRSPAECDRVSPASLEVT